aataaaaaatagaacctGCTACATTGCTGACAAAAGCGCTGGCTGAGCCCCGCAGCCACAACCGTCGAAGCTTTTGAGTGGAATTCGCACACTTTGTGGCGGCGGTGGTAGTGTTTGGCGTGGCTCAGATCGGCGTTGCATCTCTCCGCTTGGCACCGtggagtagtagtagtagtgcTAAGCGAGTTCCCCATTCCCAGCAGCTCGCCGGGGCGAGACCTCCTGTACAGCCTGCTCACGAAATCGTCGTCTCCGGCCGAGAAGTAAGTGCGTCCTCCCAGATTCAGGCCTATCCTGTTTGACGTGCTGAAATCGAGCGACCGAGAGACGTCCACTTCCGTCTTGGGTACGAGGAAGTTGTAAGAAGATCCGGATCCTGCTGGTCCACTTTGGTCGAAAGAGAACAAGGCTGAAGCAGAAGAGTGAGCATGGTAGATGGAATCGGATGAGCTGGAGGAGTAAGGATTAGGGTCGTAGAAGGAGTGATGAAACTGGTTTGTTGGGATATTATGAGCGGTCTGATGATGACCATATACGACGGTCAAATGTTGTTGGGAAGAAAACAGCGGTGGAGAAAAGTTGTTGTAAGGGGACTGGTGATGATTGGTTTGGGTCGGGTCGAAAATGGACAAGGCTCGGGTTGTGTCAAGGTCCTGGTGATGGTGTCGTTCTTCTCCGGATCCCATTATGGCGGAGGTGTTGTCCCATTCGTAGTCCAACATTTTCTTGAGGAGATCCCGAggaagatgttttttttttgcaatttaatTAAAGAACAAAGTGAAAGAGAGAAGGATGAGAGGCTAATAAAGGAAGGGGAGAGGAGACATGTCGGTGCGTAATAGGCTATGGAGTGGTTTTAATTGTCTGAAAGCAAGCAACGTACTATACCTCTATTAGAATTAGAGTCTTTCCCCCTCTGCCAAAATACCTCTCTTTCCCCCTTACTTTCTATTTGGGGAAGGTTTTTCTGGTGATTTCCCCTCGCTacatatctctttttttttcactacGTACATCATCTCTAAAATGATTCTTTACTTtctgtttgtttttctttagttttgtaTATCTAGTAAAAACGATAGGCGGATTGATCTTAAAAGTATTGTGTGCCCTACTTAAGTATAATAAagtgaagatggagaagaaAGGAACTTGTCACATGGGTAGTGATGCTCTCTCTCATGTCCAGTGTGCGTATTTGAATAATCTTAATGTACCTAACATCAATCAGTCATATGCACCATTACTAGTAATTTCTAATTGTACCGTAATCTAAATCATTCCAAATGTATCTCTACTTAGTTTACGTATTGCTTGCTTTTGTAGAGCCTCTCATTGATATTTGCTTTGACAAAGACTATTACTGGATTCTGAagtaaaaagtaaaacaaaaaactatAGAAGAAAaggtagagaaaagaaagagGAGTTGCGAGTGTGTGGTTAAGGATGATTTGGGTGTGTGTAAACGCGTCTGGTCTATCCATTTATTAACGTTGGTTCTAACGTCTGGCTTGGGCCTCTCTGTTTCCAACATCTCATcagaatccttttttttttttttgaaaaatactagTAGTaataatttatagccgtttcgTTACATTATACTAGtagtattttctttttcttttttgagaaaaGGCATACTAGTAGTGTTTTCTACGGACCGCATATAATCCTCTTCAAAGTAACACATGATTTTTACGAGCagataaataaaactaataataatacaTATGTATTTCAAGAGCagataaataaatatctataaaaaaaaatttaggagagaaaaaaaaacagaaccagGGAAGAAGACGCCAAGAAGGTACTGTGAAATGCTGTTGGGGTTTAGAAAGACAGGATGGCATTCCCGTAATTAGTAGGGAAAATGAAGGTGGATCGTCTAAGGGAGGACAAAAGAGTGAGCGATCGTATCTGCATtcgcctctctctcctcacgcGCTCACGGTACTTCTGTACACAAACCGACGGTTTAGATTCAATCGTGACACGTGACGCTGTAGGGGAGAGAGTATAGGGAAGCGTGAGAGTGAGATGATAATGAGTCCAAAAATTGAGGAGAGTAGGCCCATTTAGGTGCCAAAAGGCTGCCATCGACGTTGACTCAATCGTACGGACTGGACGGTCTATTATCCTTCTCTCCTCTTCTGCTTTTGAttctttaaaaattcaaatataaaacttTCAATCCTCACAGTATGTATTAGTATTTCTGTTAccaatgttaatgaaatacatacTGAATTTTATACTATATAGAGTATTGCCTGTATGCTCATGATTAACGCCAGTCTCTTAACTGGGGTTCTTATCTTTGATTAAGaaacggttcttaacttttcttagaTTATAACTAAGAAAatctaagaaccgtctcttaaataagagaaatAAGAGTcgtctcttagccgaaaagtgtaaaaaacaaaaaaaaaacaaaaaatgtcaaatcatgagttaagaaccccgACTAAAAGACCGGGGTTAATCATGCACTTAGGAGACAATTGATATCCCTCTAATATTAGCTTGTTTGGAAAGGACtgaatttaattttcatattgttCACATAATAATCAGaacctatgttacatggaaacggaagcaGGTGcgtggaagcggaagcgtatGGAAACGTAGAagcgatttttttaaaaaaattagaaagcggatacgtgttggaagcgtatctatatatatacatatataagaagtttttaaaaatatagaactaaaagttatattatttaaatttaaaataaagcatttattcatttataataattttgaaatgattttatattaagactatgaaaatacacataaattaaatttaaaagaaattattatattaattatttttaa
The window above is part of the Brassica napus cultivar Da-Ae chromosome C8, Da-Ae, whole genome shotgun sequence genome. Proteins encoded here:
- the LOC106426040 gene encoding squamosa promoter-binding-like protein 8 codes for the protein MLDYEWDNTSAIMGSGEERHHHQDLDTTRALSIFDPTQTNHHQSPYNNFSPPLFSSQQHLTVVYGHHQTAHNIPTNQFHHSFYDPNPYSSSSSDSIYHAHSSASALFSFDQSGPAGSGSSYNFLVPKTEVDVSRSLDFSTSNRIGLNLGGRTYFSAGDDDFVSRLYRRSRPGELLGMGNSLSTTTTTPRCQAERCNADLSHAKHYHRRHKVCEFHSKASTVVAAGLSQRFCQQCSRFHLLSEFDNGKRSCRKRLADHNRRRRKCHQSASASGKHTPDIITTPKSANDSGVKSSSASPSSGPTPISLECFRQRQFQTTASSSTSAIWGSLAPTYNI